In Oryzihumus leptocrescens, the following are encoded in one genomic region:
- a CDS encoding flavodoxin family protein has product MEAVIIYESLFGNTHAVAEAIAEGVRHADQHARVRLVRAGEAEAADSAAVDLLIVGGPTHVLRMSSERTRQSGLAGEEKKAESHGQHLDLEPGAEGPGLREWFASLAKVGAGHRAAAFDTRLGSHLAGGAAHGIARKLRHHGYELVAPPQGFVVEGTEGPLTKGERARAQAWGASLVPAPAHTQV; this is encoded by the coding sequence ATGGAGGCAGTGATCATCTACGAGAGCCTGTTCGGCAACACCCACGCCGTCGCCGAGGCGATCGCCGAGGGGGTGCGCCACGCCGACCAGCACGCGAGGGTGCGGCTGGTGCGGGCCGGCGAGGCTGAGGCCGCGGACAGCGCGGCGGTCGACCTGCTCATCGTCGGCGGCCCCACCCACGTGCTGCGGATGAGCTCCGAGCGCACCCGGCAGTCGGGCCTGGCGGGCGAGGAGAAGAAGGCCGAGTCCCACGGCCAGCACCTCGACCTCGAGCCCGGTGCCGAGGGGCCGGGCCTGCGGGAGTGGTTCGCCTCGCTGGCCAAGGTGGGTGCCGGGCACCGGGCCGCGGCGTTCGACACGCGGCTGGGCTCGCACCTGGCCGGGGGCGCCGCACACGGCATCGCGCGCAAGCTGCGCCACCACGGCTACGAGCTGGTGGCCCCGCCGCAGGGCTTCGTGGTGGAGGGCACCGAGGGGCCGCTGACCAAGGGTGAGCGGGCGCGCGCCCAGGCGTGGGGTGCCTCGCTGGTCCCCGCGCCGGCCCACACCCAGGTCTGA
- a CDS encoding alpha/beta fold hydrolase has translation MWQYHRDGLTFDVLDSGPRDGEPVLLLHGFPQDHTAWDAVTPLLHAAGLRTLAPDLRGYSPGARPHGRAAYRMGEITADLVALLDAAGLDRAHVVGHDWGGSAAWSLAGRQPQRVASLTVLSTPHPAAMLWAWTHTRQALVSWYMLAFQLPWLPERIVGPRLAGSLRRSGVPAEHAQRYADRLADPGALTAALGWYRGIPATRKEGGGGGRTRVPTTYVWGRHDFALSRAAAERTAGYVAAPYEFIELDAGHWLPENEPQAVADAVVARVHSATGPA, from the coding sequence ATGTGGCAGTACCACCGTGACGGGCTGACCTTCGACGTCCTCGACAGCGGGCCGCGCGACGGCGAGCCGGTGCTGCTGCTGCACGGCTTCCCGCAGGACCACACCGCCTGGGACGCGGTCACCCCGCTGCTGCACGCCGCGGGCCTGCGCACGCTCGCTCCCGACCTGCGCGGCTACTCCCCCGGGGCCCGTCCCCACGGCCGCGCGGCATACCGCATGGGAGAGATCACCGCCGACCTCGTCGCCCTGCTGGACGCCGCCGGGCTGGACCGCGCGCACGTCGTGGGGCACGACTGGGGCGGCAGCGCCGCGTGGTCGCTGGCAGGTCGCCAGCCGCAGCGCGTGGCGTCGCTGACGGTGCTGTCCACCCCGCACCCGGCGGCGATGCTCTGGGCCTGGACGCACACCCGGCAGGCGCTGGTCAGCTGGTACATGCTCGCCTTCCAGCTGCCGTGGCTGCCCGAGCGGATCGTCGGTCCGCGGCTGGCCGGCTCCCTGCGCCGCAGCGGGGTGCCCGCCGAGCACGCCCAGCGGTATGCCGACCGGCTGGCCGACCCGGGTGCCCTGACCGCCGCCCTCGGCTGGTACCGCGGCATCCCGGCGACCCGCAAGGAGGGGGGCGGTGGTGGGCGCACCCGCGTGCCGACCACCTACGTGTGGGGCCGACATGACTTCGCGCTCAGCCGGGCGGCGGCCGAGCGCACCGCCGGCTACGTGGCCGCGCCGTACGAGTTCATCGAGCTCGACGCCGGCCACTGGCTGCCCGAGAACGAGCCGCAGGCCGTCGCCGATGCCGTCGTGGCGCGCGTGCACAGCGCGACCGGCCCGGCGTGA
- a CDS encoding PP2C family protein-serine/threonine phosphatase: MSARSGARTSAGTTRLGAGARPVTPPGPVPDADRRHLEMLARATRLLETPLDLAATAWQTAELVVAELADWCLVEVTGSDQRRLCVLAHRDPALLPTAELLRRPEHLTALLKLMTVLPAVTPVDLAGAGHDLPPALGDAWCALTVPLTSAGRPVGSMILLRAADRPSHADDVQLAVELGHRAGAAVEKARLHADLQETTRVLQASLLPPVLPRVPGLTVSAQFRSGTSGSDIGGDYYDVFRTGPERWWVVLGDVCGKGAAAAALSAAVRHSLHAIAPDTDDPAVVLRRLNDVLLGEDWDGRFTTLLLLTFADRGRRQGPLSVRMASGGHPAPMLRAADGTVRPVPCPGTLVGAVRELSVATVRLDLEPGDTLVLYTDGVTDARDPSGVELGECTLARLLAGHRGEDADLARALAQDVLRHADGELRDDLALLTLTR, translated from the coding sequence ATGTCCGCACGCAGCGGAGCCAGGACGTCAGCAGGCACGACACGGCTGGGCGCCGGCGCGCGGCCGGTGACGCCGCCGGGGCCGGTGCCCGACGCGGACCGCCGGCACCTGGAGATGCTCGCCCGGGCCACCCGCCTGCTCGAGACCCCGCTCGACCTCGCGGCGACGGCGTGGCAGACCGCCGAGCTCGTGGTGGCCGAGCTCGCCGACTGGTGCCTCGTCGAGGTGACGGGGTCCGACCAGCGGCGGCTGTGCGTGCTGGCCCACCGGGATCCGGCCCTGCTCCCGACCGCCGAGCTGCTCCGGCGGCCGGAGCACCTGACCGCGTTGCTCAAGCTCATGACGGTCCTGCCGGCGGTGACACCCGTGGACCTGGCCGGCGCCGGCCACGACCTCCCCCCGGCTCTGGGGGACGCCTGGTGCGCACTCACGGTGCCGCTCACCTCGGCCGGTCGGCCCGTCGGCTCGATGATCCTGCTCCGCGCCGCAGACCGGCCCAGCCACGCCGACGACGTCCAGCTCGCGGTCGAGCTGGGTCATCGAGCCGGGGCCGCGGTGGAGAAGGCCCGCCTCCACGCCGACCTCCAGGAGACGACCCGGGTGCTCCAGGCCAGCCTGCTGCCCCCGGTGCTGCCCCGGGTGCCGGGGCTGACGGTGTCGGCACAGTTCCGCTCCGGCACGTCCGGCAGCGACATCGGCGGCGACTACTACGACGTCTTCCGCACCGGCCCGGAGCGGTGGTGGGTGGTCCTCGGCGACGTGTGCGGCAAGGGCGCGGCGGCGGCCGCACTCAGCGCCGCCGTGCGGCACAGCCTGCACGCCATCGCCCCCGACACCGACGACCCGGCCGTGGTGCTGCGCCGGCTCAACGACGTGCTGCTCGGGGAGGACTGGGACGGGCGGTTCACCACGCTGCTGCTGCTCACCTTCGCCGACCGCGGCCGCCGACAGGGGCCGCTGTCGGTCCGGATGGCCTCGGGCGGCCACCCGGCGCCGATGCTGCGCGCCGCCGACGGGACGGTGCGCCCGGTCCCGTGCCCGGGCACGCTCGTGGGCGCGGTGCGCGAGCTGTCGGTGGCCACGGTGCGGCTCGACCTCGAGCCCGGCGACACGCTGGTGCTCTACACCGACGGGGTGACGGACGCTCGCGACCCGTCCGGGGTGGAGCTCGGCGAGTGCACCCTGGCCCGGCTGCTGGCCGGGCACCGAGGCGAGGACGCGGACCTCGCCCGGGCGCTGGCCCAGGACGTGCTCCGACACGCGGACGGTGAGCTGCGCGACGACCTGGCGCTGCTGACCCTGACCCGGTGA
- a CDS encoding Hsp20/alpha crystallin family protein, whose translation MAFSYDPFRDLDTLTERMLSRASDVGQSMRSMPVDLFRSGDHYVLRCDLPGADPGSVDVGVDGRTLTIRAQRSAQPEDVEWLAQERPTGTFVRQLTLGRGLDLDRIEATYADGVLSLSLPVAEEAKPRRIPIAVGGSSGQPTVEAPGAASAT comes from the coding sequence ATGGCGTTCAGCTATGACCCGTTCCGTGATCTCGACACCCTGACCGAGCGCATGCTCTCCCGCGCCTCGGACGTGGGGCAGTCCATGCGGTCGATGCCGGTGGACCTGTTCCGCTCCGGTGACCACTACGTGCTGCGCTGCGACCTGCCCGGGGCCGACCCGGGCTCGGTCGACGTCGGGGTGGACGGCCGCACGCTGACGATCCGGGCACAGCGCTCGGCGCAGCCCGAGGACGTCGAGTGGCTGGCCCAGGAGCGGCCGACCGGCACGTTCGTGCGTCAGCTCACGCTGGGGCGCGGGCTGGACCTCGACCGGATCGAGGCGACCTACGCCGACGGCGTCCTGAGCCTGAGCCTGCCGGTGGCCGAGGAGGCCAAGCCGCGCCGGATCCCCATCGCGGTGGGCGGCAGCTCCGGGCAGCCGACGGTCGAGGCGCCGGGAGCCGCGTCGGCCACCTGA
- a CDS encoding DUF3352 domain-containing protein produces the protein MSSYEPDPARPPGDSTPTEPTPVEPTPAEAAAAPVRPAVDPAPSEVAPARRRRGPVIWGIVALAVVALALTAAAFGMKLVGGGPQPDTLVPSTALAYLRVDTDPSIAQKVSAVRFLQKVPQVKGALDSGDPRKRLVDSLIERSGNKDLSYARDIEPWLGDRLAVAVLPPRSAGADPEPLVVVQVKDEAKARAGIAKLSAGDTDKPEVTFKDGYALLTSAGNGKAVTDAIAKGTLADSSTYAGDVAAVGDQGIASGWLDLAALAKAGAFKEVGGDPTKLSVNPFGSGDLKGAGRAAFALRFDADAVELVGVSRGATAVKKPATTAGSTITRLPADTAVALSVSGLDQVIGQAWDGILKGIGAQSPGEDVNGELKAMESQLGISLPGDLQTLLGRNLVLAVPDQDFASGDDPQFGARVTTDAAKADAVVTRLEHLAIQTGGELPIVHQAKGDQFYLASSRDYLGKLTADGTLGDSEAFTAAVPDAKDAQYVLFADLDRLEKSYLDQVPAQDRDLVKALRAVGASGSVTGNGEARFTLRVVGN, from the coding sequence ATGTCGTCGTACGAACCCGATCCCGCACGCCCTCCGGGCGACTCCACGCCCACCGAGCCGACGCCCGTCGAGCCGACGCCCGCGGAGGCTGCTGCGGCCCCGGTGCGCCCGGCCGTCGACCCCGCCCCCTCCGAGGTCGCACCGGCCCGGCGCCGGCGCGGACCGGTGATCTGGGGCATCGTCGCCCTCGCCGTCGTCGCGCTGGCCCTGACCGCTGCGGCGTTCGGCATGAAACTGGTCGGCGGCGGCCCCCAGCCGGACACCCTGGTCCCGTCCACGGCGCTGGCGTACCTGCGGGTGGACACGGACCCGTCGATCGCCCAGAAGGTCTCGGCGGTGCGGTTCCTGCAGAAGGTGCCGCAGGTCAAGGGCGCCCTGGACAGCGGCGACCCCCGCAAGCGGCTGGTGGACTCACTGATCGAGCGCAGCGGCAACAAGGACCTCAGCTACGCCCGGGACATCGAGCCCTGGCTCGGCGACCGGCTCGCGGTCGCGGTCCTGCCGCCGAGGTCCGCGGGCGCCGACCCCGAGCCGCTCGTGGTGGTGCAGGTCAAGGACGAGGCCAAGGCCCGCGCCGGCATCGCCAAGCTCTCCGCCGGCGACACCGACAAGCCGGAGGTCACCTTCAAGGACGGCTACGCGCTGCTCACCTCGGCCGGCAACGGCAAGGCGGTCACCGACGCCATCGCCAAGGGCACCCTGGCCGACTCCTCGACGTATGCCGGTGACGTCGCCGCCGTGGGCGACCAGGGCATCGCGTCGGGCTGGCTCGACCTCGCCGCCCTGGCCAAGGCCGGGGCCTTCAAGGAGGTCGGCGGCGACCCCACGAAGCTGTCGGTCAACCCGTTCGGCTCGGGTGACCTCAAGGGCGCCGGCCGGGCCGCGTTCGCGCTGCGGTTCGACGCCGACGCGGTCGAGCTCGTGGGCGTCTCCCGCGGCGCCACCGCGGTGAAGAAGCCGGCCACGACCGCCGGCTCGACGATCACCCGCCTGCCCGCCGACACCGCCGTGGCGCTGTCCGTCTCCGGCCTCGACCAGGTCATCGGGCAGGCCTGGGACGGCATCCTCAAGGGCATCGGTGCCCAGTCCCCCGGTGAGGACGTCAACGGCGAGCTCAAGGCGATGGAGTCCCAGCTCGGCATCTCGCTGCCGGGCGACCTGCAGACCCTGCTGGGGCGCAACCTCGTGCTCGCCGTGCCCGACCAGGACTTCGCCTCCGGCGACGACCCGCAGTTCGGCGCCCGCGTGACCACCGACGCCGCCAAGGCCGACGCGGTCGTCACCCGCCTGGAGCACCTGGCGATCCAGACCGGCGGGGAGCTGCCGATCGTGCACCAGGCCAAGGGCGACCAGTTCTACCTGGCCAGCTCCCGGGACTACCTCGGCAAGCTCACCGCCGACGGCACCCTGGGCGACAGCGAGGCGTTCACCGCGGCCGTGCCGGACGCCAAGGACGCCCAGTACGTCCTGTTCGCCGACCTCGACCGGCTCGAGAAGAGCTACCTCGACCAGGTGCCGGCGCAGGACCGCGACCTGGTCAAGGCGCTGCGTGCGGTCGGCGCCTCCGGCTCGGTCACCGGGAACGGCGAGGCCCGGTTCACCCTGCGCGTCGTCGGCAACTGA
- a CDS encoding DUF1876 domain-containing protein, translated as MTRTMHLTVDIYVDEHDGDTRAEARLHHPDGPLHTGHGTARCNPSDAEVAEIGDEVAISRALADLATQLLDAASGDIAAVTDKPVHLNQ; from the coding sequence ATGACCCGGACCATGCACCTGACGGTCGACATCTACGTCGACGAGCACGACGGCGACACGCGGGCGGAGGCACGGCTGCACCACCCCGACGGGCCGCTGCACACCGGCCACGGCACGGCCCGGTGCAACCCCAGCGACGCCGAGGTGGCCGAGATCGGCGACGAGGTGGCCATCTCCCGGGCCCTGGCCGACCTGGCCACCCAGCTGCTCGACGCCGCCTCGGGCGACATCGCGGCCGTCACCGACAAGCCGGTGCACCTGAACCAGTGA
- a CDS encoding NAD(P)/FAD-dependent oxidoreductase translates to MSTQTFVIVGASLAGAKAAETLREEGFDGRVVLLGEETERPYERPELSKGFLLGKKPADKLYVHPADFYAGHDIELRTSTTVTALDPGAHEVVLDGGERLGYDRLLLATGASSRRFPVAGADLPGVAYLRQMGESDDLRTAIQGASRVVVVGAGWIGSEVAACARMLGAEVSMIAPEAVPLERVLGPEVGAVYRDLHADKGVDLHLSTGVDRIEGTDAATGVRTSDGTLVEGDLVVVGIGAAPRDELARAAGLEVDNGVLTDEHLRTSDPDIYAAGDVANAMHPFYGKRIRVEHWANALNQGPAAARNMLGAGTAYSRVPYFYSDQYDFGMEYNGYATEWDRVVFRGDPASREFLAFWVRDGQVLAGLNANIWDQADGIKALVRSGARVDTDRLADPSVDLGDLLG, encoded by the coding sequence GTGAGCACGCAGACCTTCGTCATCGTCGGCGCCAGCCTGGCCGGCGCCAAGGCCGCCGAGACCCTGCGCGAGGAGGGCTTCGACGGGCGGGTCGTCCTGCTCGGCGAGGAGACCGAGCGCCCCTACGAGCGGCCCGAGCTGTCCAAGGGGTTCCTGCTCGGCAAGAAGCCGGCGGACAAGCTCTACGTGCACCCGGCCGACTTCTACGCCGGGCACGACATCGAGCTGCGCACCTCGACCACGGTGACCGCGCTGGACCCCGGCGCCCACGAGGTGGTCCTCGACGGCGGCGAGCGGCTCGGCTACGACCGGCTGCTGCTTGCCACCGGCGCCTCCTCGCGCCGCTTCCCGGTGGCCGGCGCCGACCTGCCCGGGGTCGCCTACCTGCGCCAGATGGGCGAGTCGGACGACCTGCGCACCGCGATCCAGGGCGCCTCGCGCGTCGTGGTCGTCGGCGCCGGCTGGATCGGCTCGGAGGTGGCCGCCTGCGCCCGGATGCTCGGCGCGGAGGTCTCGATGATCGCCCCCGAGGCCGTGCCGCTGGAGCGGGTGCTCGGCCCCGAGGTCGGTGCGGTCTACCGCGACCTGCACGCCGACAAGGGCGTCGACCTGCACCTGTCCACCGGCGTGGACCGGATCGAGGGCACGGACGCCGCGACCGGCGTGCGCACCTCCGACGGCACGCTCGTCGAGGGCGACCTCGTCGTCGTCGGGATCGGCGCGGCCCCGCGCGACGAGCTGGCCCGCGCGGCGGGGCTCGAGGTCGACAACGGGGTCCTCACCGACGAGCACCTGCGCACCAGCGACCCCGACATCTACGCCGCCGGCGACGTCGCCAACGCGATGCACCCGTTCTACGGCAAGCGGATCCGCGTCGAGCACTGGGCCAACGCCCTGAACCAGGGGCCCGCCGCGGCGCGCAACATGCTCGGGGCGGGCACGGCATACAGCCGGGTGCCGTACTTCTACTCGGACCAGTACGACTTCGGCATGGAGTACAACGGCTACGCCACCGAGTGGGACCGCGTCGTGTTCCGCGGCGACCCGGCGAGCCGGGAGTTCCTCGCGTTCTGGGTGCGCGACGGCCAGGTGCTGGCGGGCCTGAACGCCAACATCTGGGACCAGGCCGACGGGATCAAGGCGCTGGTGCGCTCCGGCGCGCGCGTCGACACCGACCGCCTGGCCGACCCGTCGGTCGACCTCGGCGACCTGCTGGGCTGA
- the folE gene encoding GTP cyclohydrolase I FolE: protein MTSAAPESSPARLLHTGNEAPRRLRVVHGRDGVDLPAAERAVADLLRALGKDPSTEHLTDTPRRVAESLTELITPREFDLTTFPNDEGYDELVLARDIPVQSLCEHHLLPFRGVAHVGYLPGPRLLGLSKLARVVELFARDLQVQERLTTQVAGWLQEHLAPKGVGVVIEAEHLCMSLRGVQATGSRTVTSAVHGLIREDARSRQEFFTLARGF, encoded by the coding sequence ATGACCTCCGCCGCTCCCGAGTCGTCCCCCGCCCGCCTGCTGCACACCGGGAACGAGGCGCCCCGCCGGCTGCGGGTGGTGCACGGACGCGACGGCGTCGACCTGCCGGCGGCCGAGCGCGCCGTCGCCGACCTGCTGCGGGCCCTGGGCAAGGACCCGTCGACCGAGCACCTCACCGACACCCCGCGCCGGGTCGCGGAGTCGCTCACCGAGCTCATCACCCCGCGCGAGTTCGACCTGACCACCTTCCCCAACGACGAGGGCTACGACGAGCTCGTGCTCGCCCGCGACATCCCGGTGCAGTCACTGTGCGAGCACCACCTGCTGCCGTTCCGCGGGGTGGCGCACGTCGGCTACCTGCCCGGCCCGCGGCTGCTCGGGCTGTCGAAGCTCGCGCGCGTGGTGGAGCTGTTCGCCCGCGACCTGCAGGTGCAGGAGCGGCTGACCACGCAGGTCGCTGGGTGGCTGCAGGAGCACCTGGCCCCCAAGGGCGTCGGCGTCGTCATCGAGGCCGAGCACCTGTGCATGTCCCTGCGCGGGGTGCAGGCCACCGGCTCGCGCACCGTCACCTCGGCCGTGCACGGGCTGATCCGCGAGGACGCGCGGTCCCGGCAGGAGTTCTTTACGCTGGCACGAGGCTTCTGA
- a CDS encoding helix-turn-helix transcriptional regulator, translating into MDTRPGDDLDAAAALAEPTRRRLYDFVARSGRPVGRDEAAGALDLPRQTAAFHLDRLADEGLLDVRFERRTGRVGPGAGRPAKLYVRSAREVSVQLPERRYDLAGLLLAGAMEEAQASQEPPRLVLERRSRAMGATVGAREASGSVTQALEGLGFEPAVEGEDLVLRNCPFHELAQEHTALVCGMNLHLVEGLLDGLGDTGMVARLAPQPGHCCVRLEPAPRER; encoded by the coding sequence GTGGACACCAGACCGGGGGACGACCTCGACGCGGCCGCGGCGCTCGCCGAGCCGACCCGGCGACGCCTCTACGACTTCGTGGCCCGCTCCGGGCGACCGGTCGGCCGGGACGAGGCGGCGGGTGCGCTCGACCTGCCCCGCCAGACCGCCGCGTTCCACCTGGACCGGCTGGCCGACGAGGGCCTGCTGGACGTGCGGTTCGAGCGGCGCACCGGCCGCGTCGGACCGGGGGCTGGGCGTCCGGCCAAGCTCTACGTACGCTCCGCCCGCGAGGTGTCCGTGCAGCTCCCTGAACGCCGCTACGACCTCGCCGGGCTGCTGCTCGCCGGGGCCATGGAGGAGGCCCAGGCCTCGCAGGAGCCGCCCCGGCTCGTGCTCGAGCGCCGGTCCCGGGCGATGGGTGCCACCGTCGGCGCCCGTGAGGCGTCCGGGTCCGTCACCCAGGCCCTGGAGGGGTTGGGCTTCGAGCCGGCAGTCGAGGGGGAGGACCTCGTCCTGCGCAACTGCCCGTTCCACGAGCTCGCGCAGGAGCACACCGCGCTCGTGTGCGGCATGAACCTGCATCTCGTCGAGGGCCTGCTGGACGGCCTGGGTGACACGGGGATGGTGGCCCGCCTCGCGCCACAGCCGGGGCACTGCTGCGTGCGCCTGGAGCCGGCCCCCCGCGAGCGCTGA
- a CDS encoding DUF4352 domain-containing protein, with translation MPARPPVVDRTPVVHPGHLRRNRLVAVVGTLVLAGVVSAAASGGGSPTSLRGQQAAAAEHRATVRDGRLEFDVTGLTCGLSSVGTATFGQRPRGQYCRVSLTVENVADQPQSLFADNQLLVDASGHKFSADSTASIYDGGDKVQTIYQEVAPGESVSGDVYYDVPRSARPAAVELHDSAYSDGVTLSLR, from the coding sequence ATGCCCGCGCGCCCCCCGGTCGTCGACCGCACCCCCGTCGTGCACCCGGGCCACCTTCGCCGCAACCGTCTCGTCGCCGTCGTCGGCACGCTCGTCCTGGCCGGCGTGGTCAGCGCGGCCGCCTCGGGTGGCGGCTCGCCGACCTCGCTGCGGGGCCAGCAGGCCGCCGCGGCCGAGCACCGCGCCACGGTGCGCGACGGCCGGCTGGAGTTCGACGTGACCGGCCTGACGTGCGGGCTGTCCTCGGTCGGCACCGCGACGTTCGGCCAGCGACCCCGAGGGCAGTACTGCCGCGTCTCGCTGACCGTCGAGAACGTCGCCGACCAGCCGCAGTCGCTCTTCGCCGACAACCAGCTGCTCGTCGACGCGAGCGGGCACAAGTTCTCCGCCGACAGCACGGCGAGCATCTACGACGGCGGCGACAAGGTGCAGACGATCTACCAGGAGGTCGCGCCGGGTGAGTCGGTCAGCGGCGACGTCTACTACGACGTCCCGCGGTCGGCGCGTCCCGCCGCGGTCGAGCTGCACGACTCCGCCTACTCCGACGGGGTCACACTCAGCCTGCGCTGA
- a CDS encoding GntR family transcriptional regulator, with translation MDTSAGMPSASERTYAHLKRSILDGTHAGGALVTEGEVAEAVGVSRTPVREALLRLEAEGLVRLYPKKGALVIPVSAQEARDVVEARELIEQWAADRVWARRKEVLDDLAALLEQMRDARRRGAVAEFSEADRAFHERIVAGAGNAVLARQYRSLRERQMCLTSTAMRVADGRMDKAVQGHRQLLELLRSGTKAAFLAATRDHLEIAREQAGVTR, from the coding sequence ATGGACACATCCGCCGGTATGCCGTCCGCCTCCGAGCGGACCTACGCCCACCTCAAGCGCTCCATCCTCGACGGCACCCACGCCGGGGGAGCGCTGGTCACCGAGGGCGAGGTCGCCGAGGCCGTGGGTGTGTCACGGACCCCGGTGCGCGAGGCGTTGCTGCGGCTCGAGGCCGAGGGTCTCGTCCGGCTGTACCCGAAGAAGGGCGCACTCGTCATACCGGTCTCGGCGCAGGAGGCGCGTGACGTCGTGGAGGCGCGCGAGCTGATCGAGCAGTGGGCGGCCGACCGGGTGTGGGCGCGGCGCAAGGAGGTGCTCGACGACCTCGCCGCGCTGCTGGAGCAGATGCGCGACGCCCGCCGTCGCGGGGCGGTCGCCGAGTTCAGCGAGGCCGACCGGGCCTTCCACGAGCGGATCGTCGCCGGTGCCGGCAACGCCGTCCTCGCCCGGCAGTACAGGTCGCTGCGGGAGCGCCAGATGTGCCTGACCAGCACCGCCATGCGGGTCGCCGACGGGCGGATGGACAAGGCCGTGCAGGGGCACCGGCAGCTGCTGGAGCTGCTGCGCTCGGGGACCAAGGCGGCCTTCCTGGCGGCCACGCGCGACCACCTCGAGATCGCACGCGAGCAGGCCGGGGTGACCCGGTGA
- a CDS encoding MFS transporter produces the protein MTPPPAHLQPTDPTLKHPLGGRRAWLVWTVAIAVYLLAVFHRTSLGVAGLVAAERFHISSAQLATFTMVQLFVYAGMQIPVGAALDRFGSRRMLTIGLTLMTLAQLGFAFADTFAEGVVARVFVGMGDAMVFISVLRLVALWFPAARTPMVTQVTGLVGQLGALAAAGPLSAALHGLGWTRSFALAASLGVLAGVLLLAVVRDSPYEDHHREELKMSAVARALRLAWETPGTRLGLWSHFSSQFGANVFTLLWGFPFLVSGEGLSEATASTLLGLMVVTTIVCSPVIGTFVTRWPYSRSTLILWIVAAIVSVWTAVLLWPGRAPLWLLVVLVVVTAVGGPGSMVGFDLARTFNPPTRIGSATGIVNVGGFFAALSTVALIGVVLDHVAPGGPSTYTVGSFKAAMSVQYLVWAVGVVQILRYRRRTRVHLREQDPAMYAALRGERVTAA, from the coding sequence GTGACCCCGCCGCCCGCGCACCTGCAGCCGACCGACCCGACCCTGAAGCACCCGCTCGGCGGACGTCGGGCGTGGCTGGTCTGGACCGTCGCGATCGCCGTCTACCTGCTGGCCGTCTTCCACCGCACCTCCCTGGGGGTGGCCGGGCTGGTGGCGGCCGAGCGGTTCCACATCAGCTCGGCGCAGCTGGCGACCTTCACGATGGTCCAGCTGTTCGTCTACGCCGGCATGCAGATCCCCGTCGGCGCCGCGCTCGACCGGTTCGGCTCACGGCGGATGCTGACCATCGGGCTGACCCTGATGACGCTGGCGCAGCTCGGGTTCGCCTTCGCCGACACCTTCGCCGAGGGCGTCGTGGCGCGGGTCTTCGTCGGCATGGGCGACGCCATGGTCTTCATCAGCGTGCTGCGCCTGGTCGCGCTCTGGTTCCCCGCTGCGCGGACCCCGATGGTCACCCAGGTCACCGGCCTGGTCGGCCAGCTCGGCGCGCTCGCAGCCGCCGGCCCGCTGTCGGCGGCCCTGCACGGGCTGGGCTGGACCCGCTCCTTCGCCCTCGCGGCCTCGCTCGGCGTCCTCGCCGGTGTGCTGCTGCTGGCGGTGGTGCGCGACTCGCCCTACGAGGACCACCACCGCGAGGAGCTGAAGATGAGCGCCGTGGCCCGGGCGCTGCGGCTGGCCTGGGAGACCCCGGGCACCCGCCTCGGGCTCTGGTCGCACTTCTCCTCGCAGTTCGGCGCCAACGTGTTCACCCTGCTGTGGGGCTTCCCGTTCCTCGTCTCCGGCGAAGGCCTGAGCGAGGCCACGGCGAGCACCCTGCTCGGGCTCATGGTCGTCACGACGATCGTGTGCAGCCCGGTCATCGGCACGTTCGTCACCCGCTGGCCGTACTCCCGCTCCACGCTGATCCTGTGGATCGTCGCCGCGATCGTCTCGGTGTGGACCGCGGTCCTGCTCTGGCCCGGCCGGGCGCCGCTGTGGCTGCTCGTGGTGCTGGTGGTCGTCACCGCGGTCGGCGGCCCGGGCTCGATGGTCGGCTTCGACCTCGCCCGCACGTTCAACCCGCCGACCCGCATCGGCAGCGCCACCGGCATCGTCAATGTCGGCGGCTTCTTCGCGGCGCTGTCCACCGTGGCCCTGATCGGTGTCGTCCTCGACCACGTCGCCCCCGGCGGCCCGTCCACCTACACCGTGGGCTCGTTCAAGGCGGCGATGTCGGTGCAGTACCTCGTGTGGGCCGTCGGCGTGGTGCAGATCCTGCGCTACCGGCGCCGCACCCGGGTCCACCTGCGCGAGCAGGACCCCGCCATGTATGCCGCCCTGCGCGGCGAGCGCGTCACCGCCGCCTGA